One segment of Tetrapisispora phaffii CBS 4417 chromosome 1, complete genome DNA contains the following:
- the RRI2 gene encoding Rri2p (similar to Saccharomyces cerevisiae RRI2 (YOL117W); ancestral locus Anc_3.55): MSDYYIDADEEDGNYDDFMMTDEEALEGVEMADDINEIYTDNKDPRLDDFGFYNNINNTDNDVYQEESPMKAMPPLQSIQDIYDKALHIKENDDLDLAVTIFESIAFSENITKNDTSIVLRSFEQLINIIALKYKINSTIPSINSLIDEIQKLFIFISNNFNYLKKSYVEDTLSHILSDMTPNLYKGYLFDAGFSESSSVLEEFKFQKEFINQFHILVHNFKDIIETERLETIIYLKKFTIDITIEFLSNGCIDIKNCSNNYSFIDMSALKKETDVLFAFNTYYQYFIYEFIQTGTIVEVNQFKNYLDIFERIQANSFSAIQNSETMILFYFGKTLSRIIFDLYSDSNSDAELISFFENINRCKREFRICLKILEELGGKYNDYQNPFQWLIISGYVFSNMILYHSNEETLINPFEIEQLKAERDSNIVIGLQLVYNNYIDLNLTELASNMEKLSPLRSHWDKLVNKIYYLGIVTKLWTQIAPVYDCISIKDLRKMLRLHQDSMPSHDELLEILMKSITKNDKSVYFKLDLINDLVYFGVEYNIPITNYPASKFNSNKSIRSLICNNIELAIDIECNFNDNNNDTNPITTKSDFFHRLRKSTTNHTGNFDGRNNIQKEDYKNNRNRSTPNNNNTQGSVTRSHHFLDELIDTTRTRVSRVRD; this comes from the coding sequence ATGTCTGATTACTATATTGATGCTGATGAGGAGGACGGCAATTATGATGACTTCATGATGACGGATGAAGAGGCCTTAGAGGGTGTTGAAATGGCAgatgatattaatgaaatttataCTGATAATAAAGATCCTAGATTAGATGATTTCGGGTTCTATAACAACATAAATAATACAGATAATGATGTTTACCAAGAAGAGTCCCCAATGAAAGCAATGCCACCTTTACAGAGTATACAAGATATTTATGATAAGGCTTTACACATAAAGGAAAATGACGACCTAGATCTAGCAGTTACTATATTTGAATCGATAGCTTTCTCAGAAAATATCACCAAAAATGATACTTCAATTGTCCTGAGATCGTTTGAACAACTAATTAACATAATtgcattaaaatataaaataaatagtacAATCCCAAGTATAAATTCcttaattgatgaaattcAGAAATTATTCATCtttatttctaataattttaattatctTAAGAAATCGTACGTGGAAGATACTTTAAGTCACATTTTAAGCGATATGACACCCAATTTATACAAAGGTTATCTATTTGATGCTGGCTTTTCGGAATCATCATCTGTTCTCgaagaatttaaattcCAGAAAGAATTCATCAACCAGTTCCATATATTGGTCCATAATTTCAAGGATATAATAGAAACAGAAAGGCTAGAGacaataatttatttgaaaaaatttacGATAGATATTACAATCGAGTTCCTAAGCAATGGATGTATCGACATCAAAAATTGCTCCAACAATTATTCCTTCATTGACATGTCTGCATTAAAGAAAGAGACAGATGTACTATTTGCATTTAACACATATTATCAGTACTTCATCTACGAGTTCATACAAACTGGTACAATTGTTGAAGTAAACCAGTTCAAGAACTAtcttgatatttttgaGCGAATCCAAgctaattctttttctgcAATTCAAAACTCGGAGacaatgattttattttattttggtAAAACACTTTCAagaattatatttgatttatacAGTGACAGTAATAGTGATGCTGAACTTATAAGCttctttgaaaatattaatagatGCAAAAGAGAATTTCGTATATGCCTGAAAATACTAGAAGAGCTAGGAGGCaaatataatgattatCAAAATCCATTTCAATGGTTAATAATTTCTGGATACGTTTTTAGCAACATGATATTATATCATAGTAATGAAGAAACTTTGATCAATccttttgaaattgaacaattaaAGGCCGAACGAGATTCAAATATAGTCATAGGCCTACAACTTGTATATAACAATTACATTGATCTAAATCTAACCGAGTTGGCATCTAATATGGAGAAACTATCACCACTAAGGAGTCATTGGGATAAActtgttaataaaatatattatttaggTATTGTGACTAAATTATGGACACAGATTGCTCCTGTTTATGACTGTATTTCCATTAAAGATTTAAGGAAGATGTTAAGATTGCACCAGGACTCAATGCCAAGTCATGATGAGCTTTTAGAGATACTGATGAAATCCATTACAAAAAACGATAAGTCTGTATATTTCAAACTTGACCTGATAAACGATTTAGTCTATTTTGGAGTAGAATACAATATTCCAATCACTAACTATCCAGCATCAAAATTTAACTCTAACAAAAGTATCAGGTCGTTAATATGCAACAATATTGAACTGGCAATTGATATTGAATGCAATtttaatgacaataataatgatacaaATCCTATTACTACCAAATCAGATTTCTTCCACAGACTAAGAAAGTCGACAACTAATCACACTGGCAATTTTGATGGCcgaaataatattcaaaaagaggattacaaaaataacaGAAACCGATCAACACctaacaataataatacgCAAGGCAGTGTGACAAGATCACATCATTTTCTAGACGAATTAATTGATACCACACGAACAAGAGTATCAAGAGTTCGAGactaa
- the RPL18A gene encoding 60S ribosomal protein eL18 (similar to Saccharomyces cerevisiae RPL18B (YNL301C) and RPL18A (YOL120C); ancestral locus Anc_3.52): protein MGIDHYTKQHKRSGHRTAPKSDNVYLKMLVKLYSFLARRTDAPFNKVVLRSLFLSKINKPPVSVSRIAKALKQEGAAQKTIVVVGTVTDDSRIYEFPKTTVAALKFTAGARARIVKAGGECITLDQLAVRAPKGQNTLILRGPRNAREAVRHFGMGPHKNKAPRILSKGRKFERARGKRNSKGFKV from the exons ATGGGTATCGATCATTACACTAAGCAACACAAGAGATCCGGTCACAGAACCGCTCCAAAGTCCGACAATGTCTACTTAAAGATGTTAGTCAAGCTATACTCCTTCTTAGCTC GTCGTACTGACGCTCCATTCAACAAGGTTGTCTTGAGATCTTTATTCTTATCTAAGATCAACAAGCCACCTGTTTCTGTTTCCAGAATTGCCAAGGCTTTGAAACAAGAAGGTGCTGCTCAAAAGACTATTGTCGTTGTTGGTACCGTCACTGACGATTCCAGAATCTACGAATTCCCAAAGACTACTGTTGCTGCCTTAAAGTTCACTGCTGGTGCCAGAGCCAGAATTGTCAAGGCTGGTGGTGAATGTATCACTTTAGATCAATTAGCTGTTAGAGCTCCAAAGGGTCAAAACACTTTGATCTTGAGAGGTCCAAGAAACGCCAGAGAAGCTGTCAGACACTTCGGTATGGGTCCACACAAGAACAAGGCTCCAAGAATTTTATCCAAGGGTAGAAAATTCGAAAGAGCTAGAGGTAAGAGAAACTCCAAGGGTTTCAAGGTCTAA
- the TPHA0A00490 gene encoding peroxiredoxin family protein (ancestral locus Anc_3.54), whose product MFRNNIVNFRTSLKTLTRVQRGFKTTCVASFKEGSKIPEGYVGVYENSPGNPFDIGKATSKGKYIVVGLPAAFSPACSSSHVPGFIEHLPELKAKGVKQVIVATVNDSFVTKAWAESLQTPEDIRIIADTQGDFARKGGYLFDSKNIFGNDRSIRYALIVEDGKVIKEFCEPDKTGLKVSSAANVLKYL is encoded by the coding sequence ATGTTTAGAAAcaatattgtaaatttcAGAACATCCCTAAAGACTCTCACAAGAGTTCAACGTGGATTTAAAACTACATGCGTAGCATCTTTTAAGGAAGGGAGCAAAATTCCTGAAGGTTATGTCGGAGTTTATGAGAATTCTCCAGGTAATCCATTTGACATCGGAAAGGCTACCTCTAAAGggaaatatattgttgTAGGATTACCTGCGGCCTTCTCTCCTGCTTGTTCCTCCTCACATGTTCCTGGCTTTATAGAACATTTACCTGAGTTAAAAGCCAAGGGGGTTAAGCAAGTGATCGTTGCAACGGTAAATGATTCATTTGTAACCAAGGCATGGGCAGAATCATTACAGACTCCAGAAGATATACGAATCATTGCTGATACACAAGGTGATTTCGCCAGAAAAGGTGGCTACCTCTTCGACTCcaagaatatttttggaaACGACCGTTCAATCAGGTATGCTCTGATTGTTGAAGATGGCAAAGTCATTAAAGAATTCTGCGAACCAGATAAAACAGGTTTAAAGGTGTCGTCAGCAGCTAACGTtctgaaatatttataa
- the TPHA0A00520 gene encoding transcription activator GCR1-like domain-containing protein (similar to Saccharomyces cerevisiae MSN1 (YOL116W); ancestral locus Anc_3.57) → MYGEMTSTLSDDVNFHFKRVDNLVNSQQNQINDLNNLIMTLIGHDNLPASREHNFTPISNHNTNTSAGAKHARGMNVIKLPSPNYLTPVQTAVMSTSDSVLMNNIDTISRSSTGNTAPAITPIPSNSNYKSNFSSISHTHQLPDPISKINSNPHTLSSSNTPMFKSCSIGTTSLSMANINEVGSVPISATSSTSALTYNQTSRNNYNAHYQHGSSATSRNHSVTNLNTKNGKMVQYGAATTAKNEYHGLNNSQPLTGGHNSHTGTSSGVSSILSPVSLPMENGISSVSLLNHNSMHNISTLNSSPVDMMSSISMDKTNRKIRDLDSNTQTDAHSLSPVHSSRRSKFIINPKSKRRKSIFRGTFEFVKSPQNVIDIWNEYTKGYNGQPSIKEMEEIHKTTWRRDPAVNKRYARRKVLWRAIETGLKKGFTLEATIQMLEDHRYTDRAQGTKEPIGWLCQINSIPEVLRR, encoded by the coding sequence ATGTATGGAGAAATGACTTCTACTTTATCTGATGATGTTAACTTCCATTTTAAAAGAGTAGACAATTTAGTCAATTCTCAgcaaaatcaaattaatgatTTGAACAATCTAATCATGACACTAATTGGACATGATAACCTTCCAGCATCAAGAGAGCATAATTTTACACCAATCAGTAACCACAACACCAACACTTCTGCCGGTGCCAAGCATGCAAGAGGGATGAACGTGATTAAACTACCTTCTCCTAATTATCTGACACCTGTTCAAACGGCAGTCATGTCAACAAGCGACAGTGTTTTGATGAACAATATCGATACTATTTCAAGGTCATCAACTGGTAATACCGCTCCAGCCATCACTCCAATACCAAGCAACTCTAattataaatcaaatttcTCATCAATTTCACATACTCATCAATTACCAGATCCAATATCGAAAATAAATTCTAATCCTCACACTTTGAGCTCATCCAACACGCCAATGTTCAAAAGTTGTAGTATTGGTACCACGTCACTGTCAATGGCAAACATAAATGAGGTAGGCTCTGTCCCAATATCAGCTACATCTAGCACAAGCGCATTGACATATAACCAAACATCAAGGAATAATTATAATGCTCATTACCAACATGGAAGCAGTGCTACCTCAAGAAATCATAGCGTAACAAACTTAAATActaaaaatggaaaaatgGTTCAATATGGTGCTGCTACAACAgctaaaaatgaatatcaTGGTTTAAACAATAGTCAACCTTTAACTGGAGGACATAATTCACACACAGGTACTTCCTCAGGTGTATCGTCCATTCTATCCCCTGTATCATTGCCAATGGAAAATGGCATTAGTTCCGTATCTTTGTTAAACCACAATAGCATGCATAATATATCTACCTTAAATTCTAGTCCAGTTGATATGATGAGCAGCATTTCTATGGATAAAACTAATCGCAAGATCAGAGATCTTGATTCCAATACTCAAACAGACGCCCACTCATTATCTCCTGTTCATTCATCAAGACGTTccaaatttataataaatccCAAATCAAAGAGGAGAAAGAGTATCTTCCGTGGAACCTTCGAATTTGTAAAATCTCCTCAAAATGTTATAGATATTTGGAATGAATATACAAAAGGTTACAATGGACAACCatcaattaaagaaatgGAAGAAATCCATAAAACCACTTGGAGACGTGATCCTGCTGTGAATAAAAGATACGCAAGACGTAAAGTTCTTTGGAGAGCAATCGAAACTGGTCTAAAGAAAGGTTTCACTCTTGAAGCTACTATACAAATGTTAGAAGATCATAGATACACAGATAGGGCACAGGGCACAAAAGAACCAATTGGTTGGCTGTGTCAAATCAACAGTATACCAGAAGTTTTAAGAAGATAA
- the MDH2 gene encoding malate dehydrogenase MDH2 (similar to Saccharomyces cerevisiae MDH2 (YOL126C); ancestral locus Anc_3.45) gives MPSFVDSNALKISIIGAAGGIGQAMCLLLKAQLHTLIPNDANSDPKEMNMHIHMALYDVNNDAVRGVATDLSHIDTPVTLSSHSPNDAEGLRDCLIDTDLIVVPAGFPRKPGMTRDDLFIKNAEIISGLADNIAAYCDMSKIFILLISNPVNSLIPLMGQRLVHHHPSSDIERRIMGVTKLDIVRASTFLHQLSITDGIEKRTNNMPEIPVIGGHSGDTIIPLFSRAKIYPKLSRAQIKYLIHRVQTGGDEVVKAKNGQGSATLSMALAAHKVVMKFSSLLLGLRKSIHGIYYVSLWSHSKNQPICSDSNILIPLIDGCKYFAIPVYINKQGTYAIEYQIIEKMADFERSSLLPNSISKIKANIETGLAYSRQ, from the coding sequence ATGCCTTCATTTGTAGACTCCAACGCTTTAAAAATTTCCATTATAGGAGCAGCTGGTGGTATTGGCCAAGCAATGTGTTTGCTTCTTAAGGCACAGTTGCATACACTAATACCTAATGATGCCAATTCTGATCCTAAGGAGATGAATATGCACATTCATATGGCTTTATATGACGTAAACAACGATGCTGTGCGTGGTGTAGCCACCGATTTGTCTCACATTGATACACCTGTAACATTATCTAGTCATTCTCCTAACGATGCAGAAGGTTTAAGAGATTGCTTGATAGATACTGACTTGATTGTTGTGCCTGCTGGTTTCCCAAGAAAACCAGGTATGACAAGAGATGATCTGTTTATCAAGAACGCAGAAATTATTTCTGGCTTAGCAGATAATATTGCTGCTTATTGTGATATGTCGaaaatctttattttaCTCATTTCAAATCCAGTAAACTCTTTAATTCCTTTAATGGGACAGAGATTAGTTCATCATCATCCAAGCAGTGACAttgaaagaagaattatGGGGGTTACAAAGTTAGATATTGTCAGAGCATCTacttttcttcatcaattatCAATCACTGATGGTATAGAAAAGAGAACAAATAACATGCCTGAAATTCCAGTCATTGGAGGCCATTCAGGGGATACAATCATTCCATTATTTTCAAGAGCAAAGATTTATCCTAAACTATCAAGGGCTCAGATAAAATATCTGATCCATAGAGTACAGACAGGTGGTGACGAAGTTGTGAAAGCAAAGAATGGGCAGGGAAGTGCTACTTTATCGATGGCGTTAGCAGCACACAAAGTTGTGATGAAATTCTCTTCTCTTCTATTGGGATTAAGAAAATCTATACATGGTATCTATTATGTTTCTTTATGGAGCCATAGTAAAAATCAACCGATATGTTCAGATTCCAATATCTTGATCCCCTTAATAGATGGTTGTAAGTATTTCGCCATCCCAGTGTACATCAATAAACAGGGGACATATGCTATCGAGTATCAGatcattgaaaaaatggCTGATTTCGAAAGATCATCATTATTGCCAAATAGTATTTCCAAGATCAAAGCTAACATCGAAACAGGTTTAGCATATTCAAGGCAATAA
- the TPHA0A00470 gene encoding 40S ribosomal protein eS19 (similar to Saccharomyces cerevisiae RPS19B (YNL302C) and RPS19A (YOL121C); ancestral locus Anc_3.51) — MPGVSVRDVAAQDFINAYATFLQRQGKLEVPGYVDIVKTSSGNEMPPQDSEGWFYKRAASVARHIYLRKQVGVGKLNKLYGGAKSRGARPSKHIDASGSINRRVLQALEKIGVVEISPKGGRRISENGQRDLDRIAAQTLEEED, encoded by the exons ATGCCAGGTGTTTCCGTTAG AGACGTTGCTGCTCAAGATTTCATAAACGCTTATGCTACCTTCTTACAAAGACAAGGTAAACTAGAAGTTCCCGGTTACGTTGACATTGTCAAAACCTCTTCCGGTAATGAAATGCCACCACAAGATTCTGAAGGTTGGTTCTACAAGAGAGCTGCCTCCGTCGCCAGACACATCTACTTAAGAAAACAAGTCGGTGTTGGTAAGTTAAACAAATTATACGGTGGTGCTAAGTCCAGAGGTGCTAGACCATCCAAGCACATTGACGCTTCCGGTTCTATTAACAGAAGAGTCTTACAAGCTTTAGAAAAGATTGGTGTTGTCGAAATCTCTCCAAAGGGCGGTAGAAGAATCTCTGAAAATGGTCAAAGAGATTTAGATCGTATTGCCGCTCAAActttagaagaagaagattaG
- the PTH4 gene encoding Pth4p (similar to Saccharomyces cerevisiae YOL114C; ancestral locus Anc_3.59) translates to MTFRVSFQFFTKCYSNVVIKELSNNTIIAKNWLNQLNISSIPKNLLKERFDRSSGPGGQNVNKLNTKCTLSLPHVSGCDWIPQEVRKQLVNGSFRYYKKTTDMILVQADETRSREDNRMACKTKLINEIKKHCTFQNVTRADKMKKWERSKNKDNELRIQKKKTAK, encoded by the coding sequence ATGACATTTAGAGTATcatttcaattctttacAAAATGCTATTCAAACGTTGTTATCAAAGAACTTAGTAATAATACCATTATTGCAAAAAATTGGCTTAACCAATTGAACATAAGCTCAATTCCTAAAAATCTGTTAAAAGAAAGATTTGATAGATCAAGTGGACCTGGTGGACAAAATGTCAATAAATTGAACACGAAGTGTACTTTAAGTTTACCACATGTTTCAGGTTGCGATTGGATACCACAGGAAGTGCGTAAACAATTGGTCAATGGTTCGTTCAGATACTACAAAAAGACTACTGATATGATTTTAGTGCAAGCTGATGAAACTAGATCGAGAGAAGATAATAGAATGGCGTgcaaaacaaaattaatcaatgaaataaagaaacaCTGTACATTTCAAAATGTCACACGGGCTGATAAGATGAAGAAATGGGAGAGGTCCAAGAATAAAGACAATGAGTTaagaatacaaaaaaaaaagactgcaaagtga
- the TOS6 gene encoding Tos6p (similar to Saccharomyces cerevisiae YNL300W; ancestral locus Anc_3.56), which yields MQLTTLLSAAAVAAVAFAADVSGDITYVDVTTTPEVTVSAVSTVKTTSTPVTTTTVATTTSAPTTTATAVSSATTTSSVAAASTTTAAAATTAASTAATTASIATVAAISQIGDGQIQATANTASTTLATLAVVSQISDGQIQATNHTISAYEGAANSVKVGAGALVAAFAAALL from the coding sequence ATGCAATTAACTACTTTATTATCTGCTGCTGCCGTTGCTGCCGTCGCTTTCGCTGCCGACGTTTCTGGTGACATTACTTACGTTGATGTTACTACTACCCCAGAAGTTACTGTTTCTGCTGTTTCTACTGTCAAGACCACATCTACTCCAGTAACTACTACTACTGTGGCCACTACAACTAGTGCCCCAACCACCACCGCTACCGCTGTTTCTTCTGCTACTACTACCAGCTCAGTTGCTGCCGCTTCCACTACCACTGCCGCTGCTGCCACTACTGCTGCCTCCACTGCCGCCACCACTGCTTCTATTGCTACTGTTGCTGCCATTTCTCAAATCGGTGACGGTCAAATCCAAGCTACCGCCAACACTGCCAGCACTACTCTAGCAACTCTTGCTGTTGTATCTCAAATCAGCGATGGTCAAATCCAAGCCACTAACCATACCATCTCTGCCTACGAGGGTGCCGCCAACTCCGTCAAGGTTGGTGCTGGTGCCTTAGTCGCTGCTTTCGCCGCTGCCTTGTTATAG
- the TPHA0A00530 gene encoding uncharacterized protein (similar to Saccharomyces cerevisiae TRF5 (YNL299W) and PAP2 (YOL115W); ancestral locus Anc_3.58): MGSTHSHNSRSAKKHKSKSKSHREKKIRRSSSHRIENTFKVLDNDHEELYDSYTDLIDLSEDNDGEEHNKNMFLVLANRNSDNAANGNEKKITNNPKLIDEETEFKVSGNLEDNHDFIAFSASSEDEQATKNSTHSSEMSDELDQTSMLNEQSSNEYYPWLLNHDHSKQKAVTDWLTQEIKDFTSYISPSREEIKLRNRIIAAIKQAVRDLWSDADLLVFGSYATDLYLPGSDIDCVINSEKGDKESRYNLYILASHLRQLNLATQVEVIAKARVPIIKFVEPKSQIHIDVSFERTNGVEAAKLIREWLDDTPGLRELVLVIKQFLATRRLNNVHTGGLGGFSIICLVFCFLKMHPKIITNAINELDNLGVLLIEFFELYGKNFAYDDVAISVTDGRASYLPKTDFKQLNPSRTSFSLAIQDPNDAMNNISRGSFNIAGIKKAFSSSFELLTRKCFDMDDATFKDRVGESILGNVIKYKGEQRDFKDERSLIQNHAIIENEHYHAKRNRIVCDNDFLDLTSDSEVDIISEEEMYKLNQKVKKKKLMKSKNKEKGVNPAKLIAKKSSSLKNKVLSTVTKTKVHSRKSVSSLMGINDSENESEPITENTKKITTNENSSDHTDNRDNDDDFDSDVKKPHKSKEHLISEKSTIKKTTVDAQTRRNFWLSKGQSMSTTVIGN, from the coding sequence ATGGGAAGTACTCATTCACATAACTCGCGTTCTGCGAAGAAACACAAATCTAAATCCAAATCCCATCGtgagaaaaaaattagaaggTCATCTTCTCATAGGATAGAAAATACATTTAAGGTACTTGATAATGATCATGAAGAGTTGTATGATAGTTATACAGATTTAATTGACCTATCCGAGGATAATGATGGCGAGGAAcacaataaaaatatgttcTTGGTACTAGCTAATAGAAATAGTGATAACGCAGCAAAtggaaatgaaaaaaaaattacgAATAATCCAAAATTGATAGATGAAGAGACTGAGTTTAAGGTTTCCGGTAATTTGGAAGACAATCACGATTTTATTGCATTCTCTGCAAGCTCTGAAGACGAACAAGCTACTAAAAATAGTACGCATTCAAGTGAGATGTCAGATGAATTAGATCAAACAAGCATGCTTAATGAGCAGTCATCAAATGAGTATTACCCTTGGTTACTTAATCACGATCACTCAAAACAAAAAGCGGTCACAGACTGGCTAACTCAAGAAATCAAAGATTTTACTTCATACATTTCACCAAGCCGTGAAGAAATTAAACTACGTAACCGCATTATAGCTGCTATAAAACAAGCGGTTAGGGATCTTTGGTCAGATGCAGACTTACTCGTGTTTGGATCATATGCTACTGATTTGTATCTACCAGGTTCTGATATCGATTGTGTGATTAACAGTGAAAAAGGAGATAAGGAAAGTAGATATAATCTTTACATATTAGCATCACACTTAAGACAACTTAATTTAGCGACACAAGTTGAAGTTATAGCTAAAGCTCGTGTACCCatcattaaatttgttgaaCCTAAATCGCAAATTCATATCGATGTATCTTTTGAGAGGACCAATGGTGTTGAAGCAGCAAAGTTAATACGAGAGTGGCTCGATGATACACCTGGTTTAAGAGAACTAGTTCTTGTTATAAAACAATTCTTAGCCACTAGAAGATTAAACAATGTGCATACTGGTGGTCTAGGTGggttttcaattatttgcCTGGtcttttgttttttaaaaatgcatcctaaaataataacgaatgcaataaatgaattagaTAACCTGGGTGTTTTGCTAATTGAGTTTTTCGAATTATATGGTAAAAATTTTGCTTACGATGATGTCGCAATCAGTGTTACTGATGGACGTGCTTCATACTTACCTAAAACAGATTTCAAACAATTAAATCCTTCCAGAACATCATTCTCATTAGCTATCCAAGATCCAAATGATGCCATGAACAATATTAGCAGAGGATCATTTAACATAGCCGGGATAAAAAAAGCTTTTTCCAGTTCTTTTGAATTACTTACAAGAAAATGTTTTGATATGGATGATGCTACTTTTAAAGATAGAGTTGGAGAAAGTATTTTGGGTAACGTTATAAAGTATAAAGGTGAACAGAGAGattttaaagatgaaaGATCATTAATTCAAAACCATGCCATCATTGAAAATGAGCATTATCATGCGAAGCGTAACAGAATAGTCTGCGACAATGATTTCCTAGATCTAACTAGCGATAGTGAAGTGGATATAATAagtgaagaagaaatgtATAAACTGAATCAGAAGgtcaaaaaaaagaagcTTATGaaaagtaaaaataaagaaaaggGAGTAAACCCAGCAAAGTTAATTGCAAAGAAATCGTCAAGTctcaaaaataaagttCTCTCTACGGTAACAAAGACGAAAGTCCATTCTAGGAAATCAGTTTCAAGTCTGATGGGAATAAATGATTCAGAGAACGAAAGTGAACCAATCACTGAAAacacaaaaaaaataactaCCAATGAGAACTCGTCAGATCATACAGATAACAGGGATAACGATGATGATTTTGACTCCGACGTTAAAAAGCCACATAAATCTAAGGAACATCTAATATCTGAGAAATCAACAATTAAGAAAACAACCGTTGATGCCCAAACCAGACGAAATTTTTGGTTGAGTAAAGGCCAGTCAATGTCTACTACGGTTATAGGAAATTga